Proteins from a single region of Mumia flava:
- a CDS encoding alpha/beta fold hydrolase, whose translation MDWRTVAKLGAVAAGTAIAAGTAVGAVGVATDRRRARRRARRGEDVAFGSLHASGRRVVSDDGVGLHVEVDDGPTDAPTIVFVHGWVLDLNCWHYQRAALRGEARMVFYDQRVHGLSDDSPADDCTLEQLGRDLRAVIEAAAPEGPLILVGHSMGGMSVMSFAAQFGDVMAERVVGVVLMGTSAGNLVGRATPLGRISPLLPALLPVLGRRRRFDTFALTRRWAVGPDAEAVYADMTDEMLAAARPRAYIDFASSFLDLDLYASLAAMPHKRTVVIGGTADKLTPMRHSERLAEQIDDADLVVLEGSGHMMMLERHADVTERLTELWEDAQA comes from the coding sequence ATGGATTGGCGCACCGTCGCCAAGCTGGGCGCCGTGGCCGCCGGCACCGCGATCGCGGCCGGCACGGCCGTCGGCGCGGTCGGGGTGGCCACCGATCGGCGACGGGCTCGCCGCCGCGCGCGCCGCGGCGAGGACGTGGCGTTCGGCAGCCTGCACGCCTCGGGTCGCCGGGTCGTCAGCGACGACGGCGTCGGGTTGCACGTCGAGGTCGACGACGGCCCGACCGACGCCCCGACGATCGTCTTCGTGCACGGCTGGGTCCTCGACCTGAACTGCTGGCACTACCAGCGCGCGGCGCTGCGCGGCGAGGCCCGGATGGTCTTCTACGACCAGCGGGTCCACGGCCTGTCCGACGACAGCCCGGCCGACGACTGCACCCTCGAGCAGCTCGGGCGCGACCTGCGTGCGGTGATCGAGGCGGCCGCCCCCGAGGGTCCGCTGATCCTGGTCGGCCACTCGATGGGCGGGATGAGCGTGATGTCGTTCGCCGCGCAGTTCGGTGACGTGATGGCCGAGCGGGTCGTCGGGGTGGTCCTGATGGGGACGAGCGCCGGCAACCTGGTGGGCCGGGCCACGCCGCTCGGCCGGATCTCGCCGCTGCTGCCCGCGCTGCTGCCCGTCCTCGGTCGGCGTCGGCGCTTCGACACGTTCGCGCTGACCCGCAGGTGGGCGGTCGGCCCCGACGCGGAGGCGGTCTACGCCGACATGACCGACGAGATGCTCGCGGCGGCGCGGCCGCGTGCGTACATCGACTTCGCGAGCAGCTTCCTCGACCTCGACCTGTACGCGTCGTTGGCAGCGATGCCGCACAAGCGTACGGTCGTGATCGGGGGGACGGCCGACAAGCTGACCCCGATGAGGCACTCCGAGCGGCTCGCCGAGCAGATCGACGACGCCGACCTCGTGGTGCTCGAAGGATCCGGACACATGATGATGCTGGAACGGCACGCCGACGTGACGGAGCGGCTCACCGAGCTGTGGGAGGACGCGCAGGCGTGA
- the tsaE gene encoding tRNA (adenosine(37)-N6)-threonylcarbamoyltransferase complex ATPase subunit type 1 TsaE gives MTTTAMPNFHALNVFDATPDRAADVLAVIRRSFGARPQLDPPSTAMDETEATVRTALETGGGLIVERRGKPIGAMLYDESRPGLLGFRRVAVDPDHQDRGVASAMVGVAEDTAEERGLDGVWLDVRAELPENVTFWTRRRYHPVTRDGNTIEFGKSLWLARELLTAEHAQEFGRSLAALLRAGDLVVMSGPLGAGKTTLTQGIGDGLGVRGPITSPTFVLARVHPSLTDGPPLVHVDAYRLNGAIELDDLDLDASVDDAVTVVEWGSGVAEQLSDSWLEVRLERRAATVLDPLGAEALDRDDVDDHDVRLVTVKPHGPRWARVPLRSRLLEPEAVVSSVVARGLGDVGAG, from the coding sequence GTGACCACGACCGCGATGCCCAACTTCCATGCGTTGAACGTCTTCGACGCGACGCCCGACCGAGCTGCCGACGTGCTCGCCGTGATCCGCCGGTCGTTCGGCGCGCGGCCGCAGCTCGACCCGCCGTCGACCGCGATGGACGAGACCGAGGCGACCGTGCGCACGGCCCTGGAGACCGGCGGCGGCCTGATCGTGGAGCGGCGCGGCAAGCCGATCGGCGCCATGCTGTACGACGAGTCCCGCCCGGGCCTGCTCGGCTTCCGCCGGGTCGCGGTCGACCCCGACCACCAGGACCGCGGCGTCGCGTCGGCGATGGTCGGCGTCGCCGAGGACACCGCCGAGGAGCGCGGTCTCGACGGCGTGTGGCTCGACGTGCGCGCGGAGCTCCCCGAGAACGTCACGTTCTGGACCCGTCGCCGCTACCACCCGGTGACCCGGGACGGCAACACGATCGAGTTCGGCAAGTCGCTGTGGCTGGCCCGCGAGCTGCTGACCGCCGAGCACGCGCAGGAGTTCGGCCGGTCTCTCGCCGCCCTGCTGAGAGCCGGCGACCTCGTGGTGATGTCGGGGCCGCTCGGCGCGGGCAAGACGACGCTGACGCAGGGGATCGGCGACGGTCTCGGCGTCCGCGGGCCGATCACCTCGCCGACCTTCGTGCTGGCGCGGGTCCACCCGAGTCTCACGGACGGCCCGCCGCTCGTGCACGTCGACGCGTACCGCCTGAACGGCGCGATCGAGCTGGACGACCTCGACCTCGATGCGTCGGTCGACGACGCCGTGACGGTCGTCGAGTGGGGCAGCGGCGTCGCGGAGCAGCTCAGCGACTCGTGGCTGGAGGTCCGGCTCGAGCGTCGCGCCGCGACCGTGCTCGACCCTCTGGGGGCCGAGGCGCTCGACCGTGACGACGTCGACGACCACGACGTCCGGCTGGTCACCGTGAAGCCGCACGGCCCGCGCTGGGCGCGGGTTCCGTTGCGGTCACGGCTGCTGGAGCCGGAAGCCGTCGTCTCGTCGGTCGTGGCCCGCGGTCTGGGTGATGTCGGCGCAGGTTGA
- the tsaB gene encoding tRNA (adenosine(37)-N6)-threonylcarbamoyltransferase complex dimerization subunit type 1 TsaB encodes MLILALDTATPVTTVAVHDGACVLASVARPGATSHGELLAPAIEQALQEADVDGRDVTDVAVGVGPGPFTGLRVGVVTARTLGVSWGARVHGVCTLDVLASQVAAAVPVDGPFVVATDARRREVYWAEYAPDGARIAGPDVARPADLAGRFSAATRFVGRGAQLYADVLDPIDGPEDPDAAALAALVASGAAVEVGLEPLYLRRPDATPPGERKRAS; translated from the coding sequence ATGCTGATCCTGGCGCTCGACACCGCGACCCCCGTCACCACGGTGGCGGTGCACGACGGCGCGTGCGTGCTGGCGTCGGTCGCCCGGCCCGGCGCGACGAGTCACGGCGAGCTGCTCGCGCCGGCGATCGAGCAGGCGCTGCAGGAGGCCGACGTCGACGGCCGTGACGTCACCGACGTCGCGGTGGGGGTCGGGCCCGGACCGTTCACCGGCCTGCGGGTCGGCGTCGTGACCGCGCGGACGCTCGGCGTCTCGTGGGGGGCGCGGGTGCACGGCGTCTGCACCCTCGACGTCCTCGCCTCCCAGGTGGCTGCGGCCGTGCCCGTCGACGGCCCGTTCGTCGTGGCGACCGACGCCCGCCGGCGCGAGGTCTACTGGGCCGAGTACGCCCCGGACGGTGCGCGGATCGCGGGGCCGGACGTGGCTCGTCCCGCCGACCTGGCGGGGCGCTTCTCAGCCGCCACGCGCTTCGTCGGGCGGGGCGCGCAGCTCTACGCCGACGTGCTCGATCCGATCGACGGCCCGGAGGATCCCGACGCCGCTGCGTTGGCCGCGCTCGTCGCGTCCGGCGCGGCGGTCGAGGTGGGGCTCGAGCCGCTGTACCTGCGTCGACCGGACGCCACCCCACCGGGTGAGCGGAAGCGCGCCTCGTGA
- the rimI gene encoding ribosomal protein S18-alanine N-acetyltransferase has product MIARASAEHAETITEIEQACFGADAWSAPQVTDEIGRPTRTVLVATVDGDVVGYASVLVVAGTAELVRIAVVPARRRRGVATRLMDAVLQVAHDAGADEVLLEAAADNDAALALYGRHGFTRTTVRRGYYHGGKDAVMMRHRTVPERTV; this is encoded by the coding sequence GTGATCGCGCGCGCGTCCGCGGAGCACGCCGAGACGATCACCGAGATCGAGCAGGCATGCTTCGGCGCGGACGCGTGGAGCGCACCCCAGGTCACCGACGAGATCGGCCGGCCGACGCGGACCGTGCTGGTGGCCACCGTCGACGGCGACGTCGTCGGGTACGCGAGCGTGCTGGTGGTCGCCGGCACGGCCGAGCTCGTCCGGATCGCGGTGGTCCCGGCGCGGCGTCGGCGCGGGGTCGCGACGCGGCTGATGGACGCGGTGCTGCAGGTCGCCCACGACGCGGGCGCGGACGAGGTGCTGCTGGAGGCAGCAGCGGACAACGACGCGGCGCTCGCGTTGTACGGTCGACACGGATTCACCCGCACCACGGTGCGGCGGGGGTACTACCACGGGGGCAAGGACGCGGTGATGATGCGGCACCGGACGGTGCCGGAGAGGACGGTCTGA
- a CDS encoding Rid family hydrolase encodes MFRVHSGAPWEQQYGYARAIAYGPNVSVAGTTATVNGKVIGVGDPYVQTMVAFGIALDAVRQCGLDSVHVVRSRMYITDMKYADDVGRAHQELFGGTPPVATMVEVSALAHPDHLVEVELEAYAER; translated from the coding sequence ATGTTCCGCGTGCACAGCGGGGCCCCCTGGGAGCAGCAGTACGGCTACGCGCGCGCCATCGCGTACGGCCCGAACGTCTCGGTGGCGGGCACGACGGCGACGGTCAACGGCAAGGTGATCGGGGTCGGCGACCCGTACGTCCAGACGATGGTGGCCTTCGGGATCGCGCTGGACGCGGTCCGGCAGTGCGGCCTCGACTCGGTCCACGTGGTGCGCAGCCGGATGTACATCACCGACATGAAGTACGCCGACGACGTCGGTCGCGCCCACCAGGAGCTGTTCGGTGGTACGCCTCCTGTGGCGACGATGGTGGAGGTCTCGGCCCTGGCCCATCCCGACCATCTGGTGGAGGTCGAGCTCGAGGCCTACGCCGAGCGCTGA
- a CDS encoding lysophospholipid acyltransferase family protein — translation MRDLTYPPVVLTAKTLFRLRGWRFSITGTEHVPRAGGAVLACNHIGYADFVFDGLAAQPAKRLVRFMAKKEAFDHPVGGPILRSMHHIPVDRSAGADSLDAAVDYCRRGEIVGIFPEATISRSYEIKDVKSGAVRIAAQAGVPLIPVVVFGTQRVTTKGHGLALPWRLPIAISVGPPMHPDGSDPDAQTAQMRDAMVRLLDETLQRYPDDPAGQWWAPARIGGTAPTPQEAQRLDTEERAARAARKAERDG, via the coding sequence ATGCGAGACCTCACGTACCCGCCGGTGGTGCTGACCGCCAAGACCCTGTTCCGGCTGCGCGGGTGGAGGTTCTCGATCACGGGGACCGAGCACGTCCCGCGGGCCGGTGGTGCCGTGCTCGCCTGCAACCACATCGGGTACGCCGACTTCGTCTTCGACGGCCTGGCCGCGCAGCCGGCCAAGCGCCTCGTGCGGTTCATGGCGAAGAAGGAGGCGTTCGACCATCCCGTCGGCGGACCGATCCTGCGCTCGATGCACCACATCCCGGTGGACCGCAGCGCCGGCGCCGACTCGCTGGACGCGGCGGTCGACTACTGCCGGCGCGGCGAGATCGTGGGGATCTTCCCGGAGGCGACGATCAGCCGCTCGTACGAGATCAAGGACGTCAAGAGCGGGGCCGTGCGGATCGCGGCGCAGGCGGGGGTGCCGCTGATCCCGGTCGTGGTGTTCGGGACGCAGCGCGTGACCACGAAGGGGCACGGCCTCGCGCTCCCGTGGCGGCTGCCGATCGCGATCTCCGTCGGCCCGCCGATGCACCCCGACGGCTCGGACCCCGACGCACAGACCGCGCAGATGCGCGACGCGATGGTGCGTCTGCTGGACGAGACGCTCCAGCGCTACCCCGACGACCCGGCCGGCCAGTGGTGGGCGCCGGCACGGATCGGTGGCACGGCGCCGACGCCGCAGGAGGCGCAGCGCCTGGACACCGAGGAGCGCGCGGCCCGCGCCGCCCGGAAGGCCGAGCGCGACGGCTGA
- a CDS encoding aldo/keto reductase produces MTQMHVRPLGDSGLSVSVLGLGCNAFGSRIDETQARSVVEAALEAGITFFDTADTYGLGASEVILGRALGSRRDDVVVATKGGMDMQGRNGPDWGARASRRYLTRALDASLERLGTDHVDLYQLHTPDRVTPIDETLAFLDNAVRAGKIRYAGCSNLRSWELVDAVWTARSAGTTSFVSAQNEYSLYNRTAEDDLVPACEHLGVGLIPYFPLAYGLLTGKYRRGEAAPEGSRLADGAQAARLAAADWDRIEALGTFADERGLTMLDVAIGGLVAKPAVSSVIAGATRPEQIAANAAAAQWIPSEEDRVALDALADPAGHSYSTFAPRR; encoded by the coding sequence ATGACTCAGATGCACGTCCGCCCGCTCGGCGACAGCGGCCTGTCGGTCTCCGTCCTCGGGCTCGGGTGCAACGCGTTCGGCTCCCGGATCGACGAGACGCAGGCCCGCTCCGTGGTCGAGGCCGCGCTCGAGGCCGGGATCACCTTCTTCGACACCGCCGACACCTACGGGCTCGGCGCCAGCGAAGTCATCCTGGGACGTGCGCTCGGGTCGCGTCGCGACGACGTGGTGGTCGCCACGAAGGGCGGCATGGACATGCAGGGCCGCAACGGCCCGGACTGGGGCGCACGCGCCTCGCGTCGCTACCTGACCAGGGCGCTGGACGCGAGCCTCGAGCGGCTGGGGACCGACCACGTCGACCTGTACCAGCTGCACACGCCGGACCGGGTCACGCCGATCGACGAGACGCTCGCGTTCCTCGACAACGCCGTGCGCGCCGGCAAGATCCGCTACGCAGGCTGCTCCAACCTGCGTTCCTGGGAGCTGGTCGACGCGGTGTGGACGGCCCGCAGCGCCGGGACCACGTCGTTCGTCTCGGCCCAGAACGAGTACTCGCTCTACAACCGCACCGCCGAGGACGACCTGGTACCGGCCTGCGAGCACCTGGGCGTCGGACTGATCCCCTACTTCCCGCTCGCGTACGGCCTGCTGACGGGCAAGTACCGCCGGGGCGAGGCGGCACCCGAGGGGAGCCGGCTCGCTGACGGCGCCCAGGCGGCGCGGCTCGCCGCGGCCGACTGGGACCGGATCGAGGCGCTCGGGACGTTCGCCGACGAGCGGGGACTCACGATGCTGGACGTCGCGATCGGAGGGCTCGTCGCGAAGCCGGCCGTCTCCAGCGTGATCGCCGGCGCGACCCGACCCGAGCAGATCGCCGCGAACGCCGCGGCGGCGCAGTGGATCCCGTCCGAGGAGGACCGCGTCGCGCTCGACGCGCTCGCGGACCCGGCCGGGCACTCGTACTCGACGTTCGCCCCCCGCCGTTGA
- the tsaD gene encoding tRNA (adenosine(37)-N6)-threonylcarbamoyltransferase complex transferase subunit TsaD: MSAGEPLVLGIESSCDETGVGIVRGRRLLANAVASSVEEHVRFGGVVPEVASRAHLEAFVPMLEKAQADAGVAVEDVDAIAVTSGPGLTGALLVGIAAAKALAIAYDKPLYGINHLVAHVAVDRLEHGELPSPTAALLVSGGHTHLLLVEDVATDVVMIGETIDDAAGEAFDKVARLLGLPYPGGPQIDRAAREGDGTAIAFPRGLTGPRDLERHRYDFSFSGLKSAVARHVEHEERMGRPVAVADVAASFQDAVCDVLSAKAVRACLDHGAEHLVLGGGVAANGRLREYVLDRAGEAGIEVRIPAPVLCTDNGAMVASLGAALVARGVAPSALDLPADSSMPVTQVVA, from the coding sequence GTGAGTGCAGGTGAGCCGTTGGTCCTGGGGATCGAGTCGTCGTGCGACGAGACCGGCGTCGGGATCGTCCGAGGCCGGCGACTGCTGGCGAACGCCGTCGCGTCGAGCGTCGAGGAGCACGTCCGCTTCGGCGGCGTCGTCCCCGAGGTGGCGAGCCGGGCGCACCTCGAGGCGTTCGTCCCGATGCTCGAGAAGGCCCAGGCCGACGCGGGCGTCGCGGTCGAGGACGTCGACGCGATCGCGGTGACCTCGGGCCCCGGGCTGACCGGCGCGCTGCTGGTCGGGATCGCCGCCGCCAAGGCGCTCGCGATCGCCTACGACAAGCCGCTGTACGGCATCAACCACCTGGTCGCGCACGTCGCCGTCGACCGGCTGGAGCACGGCGAGCTGCCGAGCCCCACGGCGGCGCTGCTGGTCTCCGGCGGACACACCCACCTGCTGCTCGTCGAGGACGTCGCGACCGACGTCGTCATGATCGGCGAGACCATCGACGACGCCGCGGGCGAGGCGTTCGACAAGGTCGCGCGGCTGCTCGGGCTGCCGTACCCCGGGGGGCCGCAGATCGACCGCGCCGCCCGCGAGGGCGACGGCACGGCGATCGCCTTCCCTCGGGGCCTCACCGGTCCGCGTGACCTGGAGCGGCACCGCTACGACTTCTCGTTCTCGGGCCTGAAGAGTGCGGTGGCACGCCACGTCGAGCACGAGGAGCGGATGGGCCGCCCGGTCGCGGTGGCCGACGTCGCGGCGTCGTTCCAGGACGCGGTCTGCGACGTCCTGTCGGCGAAGGCCGTCAGGGCCTGCCTCGACCACGGTGCCGAGCACCTCGTCCTCGGCGGAGGGGTCGCGGCGAACGGCCGTCTCCGCGAGTACGTGCTGGACCGGGCCGGCGAGGCCGGCATCGAGGTCCGGATCCCCGCGCCGGTGCTGTGCACCGACAACGGCGCGATGGTCGCCTCGCTGGGAGCGGCGCTCGTGGCCCGCGGCGTCGCGCCGAGCGCGCTCGATCTGCCGGCGGACTCCTCCATGCCGGTCACCCAGGTCGTCGCCTGA